In Paludibacter propionicigenes WB4, the genomic window TGATGTTCATAAAAAGAAATCGGTTGTTTTTCGTCATGCCGATTTGGGCGACGCTATTCGCGCTTCGCTTACCTACCCATTCATGTTTAAGCCTATTGTAGTTGATAGTCAGTTGCTGTTTGATGGTGGAATTTATAATAATTTCCCCGTGGATGTTATGAAAGCCGATTTTAAGCCTGACTTTATTTTGGGAAGTGTGGTGGCTTATAATCCGCCAAAGCCTGATGATGACGATATTGTGACGCAATTGCAAAACATGATTATGAACCCGACCGATTATTCAGTTCCTGCGTCGGACGGTTTGGTGCTGAAATTCGATTTAGGAAAAATCAATTTATTCGATTTTTCAAAAGTAGATGAGTTGGTAAAACTGGGATACGATTCCACCATGAAGCATATGGCTGAAATTAAAGCGCGGGTTAACCGAAGGGCTTCAACCGACGAAGTTGCTCAGCACAGAATGGATTTTCAGCGTAGATTACCCATTTTGAAATTTCAAGATGTTGATGTTGAAGGAGTAGACAGCTTGCAACGGGAGTATGTAAACCGAATTTTTCATCACGGTGATGAGGAATTTGATCTGAAGGAGTTTAAGCAATCGTATTTTAAACTCATTTCGGATGAAGCAATCTCGGAAGTAATTCCACACGCGGTTTTCGATTCGGTTACAGGATTGTTTGATTTGCATCTGAAGGTGAAAACCGAAGATCAATTGAAGTTGACAATTGGGGGTAATATATCTTCTTCTACGTCCAATCAGGCGTTTCTGGGGCTGACGTACCAGAATCTGAATAACTACGCGCAAACCGCTTATATCGACGCTCAGTTCGGTAAAATGTACAATGGTTTAGGACTTGGTACCCGTTTAGAAATGCCGTCGAATAATAATTGGTATTTAAAACTGGCTTTCGTGTTGCACAAATTCGATTATTTTGATGGGAACAACCTGTTTTACCAGAATAATAGAAATTCGAATTTGAATCAGAATGAATTTTACAGTAAGTTAAGTGTTGGTTTTCTGGTTGCAACTAAAAGTCGTTTGGAACTTGGAATCGGTTATGGGGCATTGACGGATAATTACAATCAAAATAATACCTCCCTCAGTCCAACTGCAGGAAACGATAAGAGTTCTTTTTCTCTCGGAAGTGCATTTGCCCGCATCGAAAGCTATGCCCTTAACGATTTGATGTACTCAACAAAGGGGTTTAGTTATTCCGCTTCATTTCAATTTTTTGATGGAACTCAGAAATTTGAATCAGTAAACAATCCGGTTTCAAATTTATCGGATAAAGCCGATTCATGGTTTCAGTTCAGAGCTAAATCGGATTACTATATTCCACTTACAAATTATTTGACTTTAGGCACGAGCGCAGATTTGTGCTACTCTTCCCGCAAGATGTTGCAGAACTATACTTCTACGGTCATTCAGGCTCCCGCTTTTCAGCCGACACCTTATAGTCGCACTATTTTCAATCCGAAATTCAGCGCCAATCAGTTTTTTGCAATGGGAATAAAACCGATTGTAAACTTTACGGATCAACTGCACTTAAGAACTGAGTTCTATTGTTTTCTACCCTACAAGGCAATTAATGCAGATAGTGAAAATTTGGCCTACTATTCTAAACCATTTTCTTCTGTAAAGTTTATGACAGAAAGTACGTTGGTCTTTAATTTCAAGTTAG contains:
- a CDS encoding patatin-like phospholipase family protein; translation: MKKILLICFTIVAFSALHAQKVGLVLSGGGAPGIAHIGIIKALEENNIPIDYVTGTSIGAMLGGMYAMGMTPDEMIKVLKSEDFKHWLNGEVEPENMYFYRSANPNAGVINLRVQISKQKAINLKTKILPANIVPPGQMNYAFIPLCASVTAASAGNFDKLFVPFRCVASDVHKKKSVVFRHADLGDAIRASLTYPFMFKPIVVDSQLLFDGGIYNNFPVDVMKADFKPDFILGSVVAYNPPKPDDDDIVTQLQNMIMNPTDYSVPASDGLVLKFDLGKINLFDFSKVDELVKLGYDSTMKHMAEIKARVNRRASTDEVAQHRMDFQRRLPILKFQDVDVEGVDSLQREYVNRIFHHGDEEFDLKEFKQSYFKLISDEAISEVIPHAVFDSVTGLFDLHLKVKTEDQLKLTIGGNISSSTSNQAFLGLTYQNLNNYAQTAYIDAQFGKMYNGLGLGTRLEMPSNNNWYLKLAFVLHKFDYFDGNNLFYQNNRNSNLNQNEFYSKLSVGFLVATKSRLELGIGYGALTDNYNQNNTSLSPTAGNDKSSFSLGSAFARIESYALNDLMYSTKGFSYSASFQFFDGTQKFESVNNPVSNLSDKADSWFQFRAKSDYYIPLTNYLTLGTSADLCYSSRKMLQNYTSTVIQAPAFQPTPYSRTIFNPKFSANQFFAMGIKPIVNFTDQLHLRTEFYCFLPYKAINADSENLAYYSKPFSSVKFMTESTLVFNFKLASAGIFANYNNANWNFGLNIGILLFNPKFTE